One Nitrospirota bacterium genomic region harbors:
- the pilQ gene encoding type IV pilus secretin PilQ: MTVVPFVVALTVWSLAGCVHQPTDPSDGFSGQEVRPLERVRMVDLGDRLRFEMESDRPFSYDVSSSVAPSSVTVELPGFSKGADLQRLEVNKPPVLQMTPTEIAAPKPALQLVFSLTTVVEPAVKVEGTRLFVEFPVGKAKVQAGEGPEAAASESLVVQQEPSGRDRKPAKTMTKVEVQRGDREATVVIHGDGEFTYDVRPLSQDRLVVDLPNVASPLRLQVLPVDHPLLKQIRVGHHSQKVRVVLDLPRKSSYTVQRGPNSLAIRLTALAGADPGPGGADRREAESAETGQAGERVRVAPAGRVPFPERLAQIEESPRLAQMAPEAKGTAESEDIGQSRYVGRRISLDFQAADITNVLRLLADVSGLNIVVGEAVKAKVTMKLINVPWDQALDMLLKMNNLGMIKEGNIIWIDTLANIAKQQDEEAKAKESRVKAEDLVTRIVYVKNVQAQELLQTLRQYLSARGQVQVAQATNALVIQDTESRIAAFAKLVEDLDIEVPQIQIEARIVQADTTYIRSLGVQWGVQNLTNLPNDRVFNFFSGNTGNFAAQTGNFLVNLPASPGFTVPAVGITLGKTTGTLLDMRLSAGESLGLTKTLAAPKITTLDKREAKIEQGESIPYQTTSLQGTQTTFVDALLTLQITPQITSRDPKDPAKQILMKVRATRNAPGSASNPNAGVNISKREAITQVLVRDGETMVIGGIMEDVQTNTVNGVPYLSRIPIIGWLFKSKTENISKKELLIFLTPIILKS, translated from the coding sequence ATGACAGTCGTTCCTTTCGTGGTTGCGCTGACGGTTTGGAGTTTGGCTGGCTGCGTGCACCAGCCGACCGATCCTTCCGACGGATTCTCCGGCCAGGAAGTCCGGCCCCTTGAACGGGTCCGGATGGTCGATCTGGGGGATCGTCTGCGGTTCGAGATGGAGAGCGATCGTCCGTTCAGCTACGACGTCTCGAGCAGCGTGGCTCCGTCGAGCGTGACGGTGGAGTTGCCCGGATTCTCCAAAGGCGCTGACTTGCAACGTCTGGAGGTGAACAAGCCGCCGGTCCTCCAGATGACTCCCACCGAGATCGCCGCTCCCAAGCCGGCCCTGCAACTGGTGTTCTCGCTGACGACGGTGGTGGAGCCCGCCGTCAAGGTCGAAGGGACGCGCCTCTTTGTGGAGTTTCCCGTGGGGAAGGCCAAGGTCCAGGCCGGGGAGGGGCCGGAGGCGGCGGCGTCCGAGTCGCTCGTGGTTCAACAGGAACCTTCTGGCAGGGACCGGAAACCGGCGAAGACCATGACCAAGGTGGAGGTCCAGCGGGGGGATCGGGAGGCCACCGTCGTCATTCACGGGGACGGGGAGTTCACCTATGACGTACGGCCGCTGAGCCAGGATCGTCTGGTGGTTGATCTGCCCAATGTCGCGTCTCCGCTTCGCCTGCAGGTCTTGCCAGTGGACCATCCGCTCCTCAAGCAAATCCGGGTCGGGCACCATTCTCAGAAGGTGCGGGTGGTGCTCGACCTGCCGCGAAAGTCCTCGTACACCGTGCAGCGGGGCCCCAATTCGCTCGCGATCCGGCTGACCGCCCTGGCCGGAGCCGACCCGGGTCCCGGCGGAGCTGACCGGCGGGAAGCCGAATCGGCGGAAACCGGCCAGGCCGGCGAACGTGTCCGGGTCGCCCCGGCGGGCCGTGTGCCGTTCCCCGAGCGGCTGGCTCAGATCGAGGAAAGCCCGCGCCTCGCGCAGATGGCGCCGGAGGCCAAGGGAACCGCCGAGTCGGAGGACATCGGGCAGTCCCGTTACGTGGGACGGCGGATCTCGCTGGATTTCCAGGCCGCGGACATCACGAACGTGCTGCGGCTGCTGGCCGACGTGAGCGGGCTCAACATCGTCGTCGGCGAGGCGGTCAAGGCCAAGGTGACGATGAAGCTGATCAACGTCCCTTGGGATCAGGCCCTGGACATGCTGCTGAAGATGAACAACCTGGGCATGATCAAAGAGGGCAACATCATCTGGATCGACACGCTCGCCAACATCGCCAAGCAGCAGGACGAGGAGGCCAAGGCCAAGGAGTCCAGGGTCAAAGCCGAGGACCTGGTCACCAGGATCGTCTATGTGAAGAACGTCCAGGCGCAGGAGCTCCTTCAGACGCTCCGTCAGTACCTGAGCGCCAGGGGGCAGGTCCAGGTGGCCCAGGCTACGAACGCCCTGGTCATCCAGGATACGGAGTCCCGCATCGCCGCGTTTGCCAAGCTCGTCGAGGACCTCGACATCGAAGTGCCCCAGATCCAGATCGAGGCCCGGATCGTCCAGGCCGACACGACGTACATCCGGTCGCTGGGGGTCCAGTGGGGGGTCCAGAACCTGACCAACCTGCCCAACGACCGGGTGTTCAACTTCTTTAGCGGGAACACGGGCAACTTCGCGGCGCAGACGGGGAACTTCCTCGTCAACCTGCCGGCGTCGCCCGGCTTCACGGTCCCGGCGGTGGGCATCACGCTGGGGAAGACGACCGGCACGCTGCTGGACATGCGGCTCTCCGCGGGCGAATCCTTGGGCTTGACCAAAACGCTCGCCGCTCCTAAGATTACGACCCTCGACAAGAGGGAGGCGAAGATCGAGCAGGGGGAATCGATTCCCTACCAGACCACGTCGCTCCAGGGAACCCAGACCACGTTCGTGGACGCGTTGCTGACGCTCCAGATCACGCCTCAGATCACCTCGCGGGACCCCAAGGACCCGGCGAAACAGATCCTGATGAAGGTCAGGGCCACGAGGAACGCGCCTGGCTCCGCGAGCAACCCGAATGCGGGCGTCAACATCTCCAAGCGGGAGGCGATCACCCAGGTGCTCGTGCGCGACGGGGAGACGATGGTCATCGGCGGGATCATGGAAGACGTGCAGACGAACACGGTGAACGGCGTTCCCTACCTGTCGCGCATTCCGATCATCGGGTGGCTGTTCAAGAGCAAGACGGAGAACATCTCCAAGAAGGAACTGCTGATCTTCCTCACGCCGATCATCCTGAAGAGCTGA
- a CDS encoding MerR family transcriptional regulator, with protein MVEQAKKRYKTIEVCKLFDVSRATLFRWEREGLISGPSRDWRNWRVYTDQNIREIKRIIQTRNATL; from the coding sequence ATGGTTGAGCAGGCGAAGAAGCGTTACAAGACCATTGAGGTGTGCAAGCTCTTTGACGTTTCACGCGCGACGCTGTTCCGATGGGAGCGGGAGGGCTTGATCTCCGGTCCGTCACGCGATTGGCGGAATTGGCGGGTGTACACGGACCAGAACATCAGGGAGATCAAGCGGATCATTCAAACCCGGAACGCAACGCTTTGA
- the aroC gene encoding chorismate synthase, translating into MLRYLNAGESHGKYLLAVLEGVPAGLPLTAEDVNRDLARRQKGYGRGGRMRVEEDRVEFACGVRKGLTLGNPVGLIVANKDWENWKEVMAAEPGPVPQEKVVTRPRPGHADLVGAIKYGHRDVRNVLEKASARETAIRVAVGGVAKALLAQFGVTVLSYTTEIGGILAKRPEGSSPADYLAAYERAESSDVRCPDPEAGAQMIERIRTAKHRGDTLGGVFEVVVTNPPIGLGSYAQWDRRLSARLAMAAMSIQAMKGVEIGMGFEAARRFGSEVHDDIYYDHGERRFVRKTNNAGGLEGGITNGEPIVLRVAMKPISTLYSPKKSVDIQTKEPFDATVERSDICTVPAAGVVGEAVIAFEMANAMIEKFGGDSLEEMKRNVESYQAYVKAF; encoded by the coding sequence ATGCTGCGGTACCTCAATGCGGGTGAATCGCACGGGAAGTATCTGCTCGCCGTGCTGGAAGGCGTGCCGGCCGGCCTGCCCCTGACGGCGGAGGACGTCAATCGGGACCTAGCCCGCCGTCAAAAGGGCTACGGGCGGGGCGGTCGCATGAGGGTCGAGGAGGACCGCGTCGAGTTCGCCTGCGGGGTCCGCAAGGGGTTGACGCTGGGGAATCCGGTCGGGCTGATCGTCGCCAACAAGGACTGGGAGAATTGGAAAGAGGTGATGGCGGCGGAGCCGGGGCCGGTGCCCCAGGAAAAGGTCGTGACCCGGCCTCGCCCCGGGCACGCCGACCTGGTTGGGGCGATCAAGTACGGCCATCGGGACGTGCGAAACGTGCTCGAAAAGGCCAGCGCGCGCGAGACGGCCATCCGCGTGGCCGTGGGCGGCGTCGCCAAGGCCCTGCTGGCGCAGTTCGGTGTGACGGTGCTCAGCTACACGACCGAGATCGGCGGGATCCTGGCCAAGAGGCCGGAAGGCTCGAGCCCGGCGGACTACCTCGCCGCCTACGAGCGGGCCGAATCCTCCGACGTCCGGTGTCCCGACCCGGAGGCCGGGGCCCAGATGATCGAGCGGATCAGGACGGCCAAGCACCGGGGGGACACGCTGGGCGGCGTCTTCGAGGTCGTGGTCACGAACCCCCCGATCGGGCTAGGGAGCTACGCCCAGTGGGACCGGCGCCTGAGCGCCAGGTTGGCCATGGCGGCCATGAGCATCCAGGCGATGAAGGGCGTGGAGATCGGCATGGGCTTCGAGGCGGCACGCCGGTTCGGCTCCGAGGTGCACGACGACATCTATTACGACCACGGTGAGCGGCGGTTCGTGCGCAAGACCAACAACGCGGGCGGACTCGAGGGCGGGATCACCAACGGCGAGCCCATCGTCCTGCGGGTGGCCATGAAGCCCATTTCCACCCTCTACAGTCCCAAGAAGAGCGTGGACATCCAGACCAAGGAGCCGTTCGACGCCACGGTCGAGCGGTCGGACATCTGTACGGTGCCGGCAGCCGGGGTCGTCGGGGAGGCGGTCATCGCGTTCGAGATGGCCAACGCCATGATCGAAAAGTTCGGCGGCGACAGTCTCGAGGAGATGAAGCGGAACGTCGAGTCCTACCAGGCCTACGTGAAAGCCTTTTAG
- a CDS encoding PilN domain-containing protein, translating into MIRINLLPGPRARAAQKQWDVRLEAAGAAGLILLTLASCWYYSGVLDGEIEARQLEKQEKGKRLTALKEKVKQVEDFEQKKKQLEDKNRIIEQLEKARVGPVRVMDYVSQSLEPLKLWLVRLQVKGGDVELEGRAMSNDDVVEFVNNLRRTNYFSAIRLAETRSGTEGKAAVYQFKLNLAVKG; encoded by the coding sequence ATGATCCGAATCAACCTGCTTCCCGGACCACGCGCACGCGCGGCCCAGAAACAATGGGATGTCCGGCTGGAGGCGGCTGGGGCCGCGGGCCTGATTCTTCTGACCTTGGCGAGCTGCTGGTACTATTCGGGGGTTCTGGACGGGGAGATCGAAGCCCGTCAGCTGGAGAAGCAGGAGAAAGGCAAGCGGCTGACGGCGCTCAAGGAGAAGGTCAAGCAGGTCGAGGATTTCGAGCAGAAGAAAAAGCAGCTCGAGGACAAGAATCGGATCATCGAGCAGCTGGAGAAGGCCCGTGTCGGCCCGGTCCGGGTCATGGATTACGTCAGTCAGAGCCTGGAGCCGCTCAAGCTCTGGCTCGTGAGGTTGCAGGTCAAGGGGGGCGATGTCGAACTCGAAGGGCGGGCGATGAGCAACGACGACGTCGTCGAGTTCGTCAACAACCTGCGGCGGACCAATTATTTCAGCGCGATCCGGCTGGCGGAGACACGGTCCGGCACGGAAGGCAAGGCGGCGGTCTATCAGTTCAAGCTCAACTTGGCCGTGAAGGGATGA
- the raiA gene encoding ribosome-associated translation inhibitor RaiA: MRVRITGRHVEVTPALRRYIESRMQRLDRYGLKLGGAQVVLAVEKYRHTAEVVLNLNGVGVQARSSTKEMYGSIDDLFDKISRQIRKHKEKLVEHKGDSPFARRVVPGAETPAKSAPIKSVRLEVPSLTVAEAVGRLGSQPSAIVIFVNAASDRLQLLRRLENGDAELIDPQPV, from the coding sequence ATGCGCGTCAGGATCACCGGTCGCCACGTTGAAGTCACGCCGGCCTTGCGACGCTACATCGAATCACGCATGCAGCGGCTGGATCGGTACGGCTTGAAGCTTGGCGGGGCCCAGGTCGTCCTGGCGGTGGAGAAGTACCGGCACACGGCCGAGGTCGTGCTCAACCTGAACGGAGTGGGCGTACAGGCCAGGAGCTCGACGAAGGAGATGTACGGGTCGATCGACGACCTGTTCGACAAGATCAGCCGGCAGATCCGCAAGCACAAAGAGAAGCTGGTCGAACACAAAGGCGATTCGCCTTTCGCGAGACGAGTCGTCCCCGGAGCCGAGACGCCCGCCAAATCGGCGCCAATCAAGAGCGTGCGGCTGGAGGTTCCTTCCCTCACCGTGGCGGAGGCCGTCGGTCGCCTCGGCTCCCAACCATCTGCGATCGTGATCTTTGTCAACGCCGCCTCCGATCGACTCCAGCTCCTCAGGCGGCTGGAGAACGGTGACGCCGAACTGATCGACCCCCAGCCGGTCTAG
- the rapZ gene encoding RNase adapter RapZ translates to MQTLRLVIISGLSGSGKTYAIKCCEDLGFFCVDNLPLPLLPKFVELCLQQGGEVRSVALGIDIRERGFLADLLSDLDRLKSLGHSVELIFLDARDEVLVRRFSESRRPHPLLPQSPVLEGVRLERERLQDLRRRADWIVDTSDITVHEFKDQLARHFLRQGESHPMTISLLTFGFKFGIPYEADLLFDVRFLRNPNFVDELKPLTGEDRRVQAYVLDDPDAVAFLDQLEAMLKLLLPLYERERRSYLTIAIGCTGGRHRSVAIAARLRERLVALGRESVLRHRDLQKS, encoded by the coding sequence ATGCAGACGCTCCGCCTCGTGATCATCAGCGGGCTCTCGGGATCCGGGAAGACTTACGCGATCAAGTGCTGTGAGGATCTGGGGTTCTTCTGCGTGGACAATCTGCCGCTGCCTCTGCTTCCCAAGTTCGTCGAGCTGTGCTTGCAGCAGGGAGGGGAAGTCCGCAGCGTCGCGCTGGGCATCGACATCCGCGAACGGGGTTTCCTTGCGGACCTGCTGAGCGATCTGGACCGGTTGAAGTCCCTCGGCCACTCCGTCGAGCTGATCTTTCTCGATGCCCGCGACGAAGTTCTCGTCCGACGCTTCTCGGAGTCACGCCGGCCGCACCCGCTTCTCCCGCAGTCCCCGGTCCTCGAAGGCGTCCGTCTGGAGCGGGAGCGTCTCCAGGATCTCCGGCGACGGGCCGACTGGATCGTGGACACCTCCGACATTACGGTCCACGAATTCAAAGATCAGTTGGCCAGGCACTTTCTGCGGCAGGGAGAGAGTCACCCCATGACCATCTCCCTGCTGACGTTCGGCTTCAAGTTCGGCATTCCCTACGAGGCCGATCTGCTGTTTGACGTGCGATTCCTCCGGAATCCGAATTTCGTGGACGAGTTGAAGCCGCTGACCGGGGAGGACCGGCGCGTACAGGCGTATGTTCTTGACGATCCAGATGCCGTCGCGTTTCTCGATCAGCTCGAAGCCATGCTCAAGCTCCTCTTGCCCCTCTACGAGCGGGAGCGCCGCAGCTACCTGACCATTGCCATCGGCTGCACCGGTGGCCGGCATCGCTCCGTGGCCATTGCGGCCAGGTTGCGTGAACGGCTCGTGGCCCTCGGGCGGGAGAGTGTGTTGCGCCATCGCGACCTGCAGAAGAGTTGA
- the lptB gene encoding LPS export ABC transporter ATP-binding protein, with amino-acid sequence MQRLEAKGLRKSFKGRQVVKGVSLDVGAGEVVGLLGPNGAGKTTIFDMMVGLCQPDDGQILLNGQAITDLPMFKRARLGIGYLPQESSVFRRLSVEDNIRAILEMLDLTPQEQADRAEALLKELDLTHLRKSRAYALSGGERRRLEITRALVIDPQFLLLDEPFAGIDPIAVGDIQQIVTRLREKQIGILITDHNVQETLSITDRAYIINEGEILETGSPETIVNSSTARAIYLGERFRL; translated from the coding sequence CTGCAGCGACTGGAAGCCAAGGGCCTGCGGAAGAGCTTCAAGGGGCGCCAGGTGGTCAAGGGCGTCAGCCTGGACGTCGGGGCTGGCGAGGTGGTCGGTCTCCTGGGTCCCAACGGGGCCGGCAAGACCACGATCTTTGACATGATGGTCGGGCTCTGCCAGCCAGACGACGGACAGATTTTGCTCAACGGCCAGGCGATCACCGATCTGCCGATGTTCAAGCGGGCCCGATTGGGCATCGGTTATCTGCCCCAAGAGTCCTCGGTCTTTCGCCGCCTGTCGGTCGAAGACAACATCCGTGCGATCCTCGAAATGCTGGACCTGACGCCGCAAGAACAGGCGGATCGTGCGGAGGCGCTGCTCAAGGAGCTGGACCTGACGCATCTGCGCAAGAGCCGGGCGTACGCCCTTTCCGGCGGGGAGCGGCGCCGGCTGGAGATCACGAGGGCGCTGGTGATCGATCCGCAGTTTCTCCTGCTGGACGAACCCTTCGCGGGCATCGATCCGATTGCGGTGGGGGACATTCAGCAGATCGTCACGCGCCTGAGGGAGAAGCAGATCGGCATCCTGATCACGGACCACAACGTACAGGAAACGCTGTCCATCACGGACCGGGCTTACATCATCAACGAAGGCGAGATCCTGGAGACCGGCTCTCCGGAGACCATCGTCAACAGTTCAACGGCCCGGGCCATCTACCTGGGAGAGCGGTTCCGGCTGTAG
- the pilO gene encoding type 4a pilus biogenesis protein PilO, whose protein sequence is MDLPKLNLEVLRTVPVAQKVALLAIVVAGVAVGFYYYVAVPKSDLVASLQADIGRLDAEIQATSIKVKHLEELIAASKQLEEELNKKKERLPPEEEAVSLLKQLSDLGVRLGLDIKLWKPGSPAQDQSKLFVRMPVNVEVAGSYHTAGLFFDRISKMPRIMSVADLRMGSPKVERERVVIQTVFELTAFAAPPESKETAPPAKK, encoded by the coding sequence GTGGACCTGCCCAAGCTCAACCTGGAAGTCCTCCGCACGGTGCCGGTCGCCCAGAAAGTCGCCCTGCTGGCGATCGTCGTGGCCGGAGTTGCCGTGGGGTTCTATTACTATGTGGCGGTGCCGAAGTCGGATCTCGTTGCCAGCCTGCAGGCGGATATCGGCAGGTTGGACGCGGAGATCCAGGCGACCAGCATCAAGGTCAAGCACCTGGAGGAATTGATTGCGGCCAGCAAACAGCTCGAAGAGGAGCTCAACAAGAAAAAGGAACGACTCCCCCCGGAAGAAGAGGCGGTCTCGCTGCTCAAGCAGCTCTCGGATCTGGGCGTGCGGCTCGGCCTCGACATCAAACTCTGGAAGCCGGGCAGTCCGGCTCAGGACCAGTCCAAACTGTTCGTGCGGATGCCGGTGAACGTGGAGGTCGCGGGCAGCTACCATACGGCCGGGTTGTTCTTCGACCGGATCAGCAAGATGCCCCGGATCATGAGCGTCGCGGATCTGCGCATGGGATCTCCGAAGGTCGAGCGGGAGCGGGTGGTGATCCAGACCGTATTCGAACTGACGGCGTTCGCGGCGCCTCCCGAAAGCAAGGAGACGGCGCCGCCGGCGAAGAAGTAA
- the rpoN gene encoding RNA polymerase factor sigma-54, producing the protein MKLRLDLSLRQKLIMTPQLQQAIKLLQLSRLELQQTLTQHLMENPLLEEMQADAEEGEPSAEEWNQSKTDSKQEEGSDADEAKPEGPDGLEWEDYLDADRRVGDVEYPSSGQDELPSYDQTAVKPMTLEDHLLWQLGLSGLSETEKAIGRVIIGNLDEDGYLRTPIEELAADAEASVEQVETVLRHVQTFDPTGVGARDLRECLLIQLGHLDNDPMRTGLRQSRSFKGSLIEAIVSNHLKDLEKKHYGRIAKALGVTAEEVFEATKVIEALEPKPGRPYFSSENYVVVPDVFVVKNEGEWEVLLNDDGLPRLRISPYYRKLMVGKQDQSEATKAYLEEKLRGAQWIIRSIEQRNKTILKVVGSIVKFQEQFFEKGVQQLKPLVLKQVAEDIGMHESTVSRVTANKYVYCPQGMFELKYFFNTGIQRADQSEEMLSSVTVRDMIRRMVAEEDAQHPLKDQEIVARLRSHNIMIARRTVAKYRAEVNIPSASQRKRPY; encoded by the coding sequence ATGAAACTACGGCTTGATCTAAGCCTGCGGCAGAAGCTGATCATGACGCCGCAGTTGCAGCAAGCCATCAAGCTGCTGCAACTGTCCCGTCTGGAACTCCAGCAGACGCTGACGCAGCACCTGATGGAAAATCCCTTGCTCGAGGAGATGCAGGCCGACGCGGAGGAAGGCGAGCCGTCCGCCGAAGAGTGGAACCAGAGCAAGACCGACAGCAAGCAGGAGGAGGGAAGCGACGCCGACGAAGCCAAGCCCGAAGGGCCGGATGGCCTAGAGTGGGAGGACTATCTGGACGCCGATCGGCGCGTGGGGGATGTCGAGTACCCCTCGTCCGGGCAAGACGAGCTGCCGTCCTACGACCAGACCGCCGTCAAGCCCATGACGCTCGAAGACCACCTGCTCTGGCAGTTGGGGCTCTCGGGCCTGAGCGAGACTGAGAAGGCAATCGGGCGGGTCATCATCGGGAACTTGGACGAAGACGGATACCTGAGGACCCCGATCGAAGAGTTGGCCGCCGATGCCGAAGCCTCCGTGGAGCAGGTCGAAACCGTCCTGAGGCACGTCCAGACCTTCGATCCCACCGGAGTGGGCGCGCGCGACCTCCGCGAGTGCCTGCTCATCCAGCTCGGGCACCTCGACAACGATCCGATGAGGACCGGTTTACGCCAAAGCCGGTCGTTCAAGGGGTCGCTGATCGAGGCCATCGTCAGCAATCATCTGAAGGACTTGGAGAAGAAACATTACGGGCGCATCGCGAAGGCCCTGGGCGTGACGGCCGAGGAGGTATTCGAGGCAACCAAGGTGATCGAGGCGCTCGAGCCGAAGCCGGGGCGTCCCTACTTCTCCTCAGAGAACTACGTGGTCGTGCCCGACGTGTTCGTCGTCAAGAACGAGGGCGAATGGGAGGTCCTGCTGAACGATGACGGGCTGCCGAGATTGCGCATCAGCCCGTACTACCGGAAGCTGATGGTGGGCAAGCAGGATCAATCCGAGGCCACCAAGGCCTATCTGGAGGAGAAGCTGCGCGGGGCCCAGTGGATCATTCGGAGCATCGAGCAGCGCAACAAGACCATCCTCAAGGTGGTGGGGAGCATCGTCAAGTTTCAGGAGCAGTTCTTCGAAAAGGGCGTGCAACAGCTCAAACCCCTGGTGCTGAAGCAGGTGGCGGAAGACATCGGGATGCACGAATCCACGGTCAGCCGAGTGACCGCGAACAAGTACGTGTACTGCCCGCAAGGGATGTTCGAGCTGAAATACTTCTTCAACACGGGGATCCAGCGGGCCGACCAGAGCGAAGAGATGTTGTCCTCGGTCACCGTGCGGGACATGATCCGGCGCATGGTGGCGGAGGAAGACGCACAGCACCCGCTCAAGGACCAGGAAATCGTGGCGCGCCTCCGCAGCCACAACATCATGATCGCCAGGCGGACCGTGGCCAAGTATCGTGCGGAAGTGAACATCCCGTCGGCCAGCCAGCGGAAGCGACCCTATTAG
- the pilM gene encoding type IV pilus assembly protein PilM — protein sequence MFEPFKRLLEMDVGTLFGPSKQLLGLDIGSSSIKLVQMKGYKGKYALQKFGMKPLEPEVIVDGTVMDAARVVTVIKELLQESGTKLKNVAMSISGHSVIVKKIALPPMPDEELEGQVKLAAEQYIPFDINEVNLDFHILNPLEQSDDGQPQMSVLLVAAKKEKVNELTELVKGAGLNPMVLDVDAFAIENMHGINYSPGADEITALVNVGASVMNVNILKGNVSLFTRDISIGGNRYTEAIQRDLGVSYEEAEAAKQGERREGLDLDAVATVIENVNAEVATEIARSIDHFRSIYSDLEVSRILLCGGCARVAGLVQQLRDRMGVAVELANPFSQVDTTGAQLDPEFLSSVAPQAAVGVGLALRTIGDR from the coding sequence GTGTTCGAGCCGTTCAAGAGACTGCTGGAGATGGACGTCGGAACGCTTTTCGGACCGTCCAAGCAGCTGCTGGGCTTGGACATCGGCTCCAGCTCGATCAAGCTGGTCCAGATGAAGGGCTACAAGGGGAAATATGCGCTTCAGAAGTTCGGCATGAAGCCGCTGGAGCCCGAAGTGATCGTGGACGGGACGGTGATGGACGCGGCCCGAGTCGTCACCGTCATCAAGGAGTTGTTGCAGGAGTCCGGGACGAAGCTGAAGAACGTCGCGATGTCCATCTCCGGACATTCAGTCATCGTGAAGAAGATCGCGCTCCCCCCGATGCCGGATGAGGAGCTGGAAGGGCAGGTCAAGCTCGCCGCCGAGCAATACATTCCGTTCGACATCAACGAAGTCAACCTGGACTTTCACATTCTGAACCCGCTGGAGCAGTCGGATGACGGGCAGCCCCAAATGTCGGTCCTGTTGGTTGCGGCCAAGAAGGAGAAGGTGAACGAATTGACTGAATTGGTCAAGGGCGCAGGATTGAACCCGATGGTGTTGGACGTGGACGCCTTTGCCATTGAGAACATGCACGGGATCAACTATTCGCCAGGGGCGGACGAGATCACGGCGTTGGTGAACGTCGGCGCCAGCGTGATGAACGTCAATATCTTGAAGGGGAACGTCTCGCTGTTCACGCGGGATATTTCCATCGGCGGCAATCGCTACACCGAAGCCATCCAGCGAGACCTGGGTGTTTCATACGAGGAGGCGGAGGCGGCCAAGCAGGGGGAGCGCCGTGAAGGGCTGGACCTGGATGCCGTCGCCACCGTGATCGAAAACGTCAACGCGGAAGTCGCCACGGAGATTGCCCGCTCCATCGACCACTTCAGGTCGATTTACTCGGACCTGGAGGTGAGCCGGATCCTGTTGTGCGGAGGATGCGCCAGAGTAGCCGGATTGGTTCAGCAGTTGCGGGATCGCATGGGAGTAGCCGTCGAACTGGCCAATCCCTTCAGCCAGGTTGATACGACCGGCGCGCAATTGGACCCGGAGTTCCTGTCCAGCGTGGCGCCCCAGGCAGCGGTCGGAGTCGGATTGGCGCTGCGGACGATCGGCGATCGATGA
- a CDS encoding pilus assembly protein PilP — MGTPFWRGTSWLAVALVWGSGWLMGVSADHAGGSMLVAQANQAAPAPSVGSAPQAAPSAQDPALPNASGGGGYSYDPSQRRDPFKPVGIESQQPGEENLDLPPLMRAPLTELNVIAIVWGGFGYTAMVQTPDGKGYTVRKGTKIGPNNGVVSAITESAVIVQEHYTDVYGKKQVREYIKRLREKERAP, encoded by the coding sequence GTGGGGACTCCGTTCTGGCGGGGGACAAGCTGGTTGGCGGTGGCGTTGGTGTGGGGGAGCGGCTGGCTCATGGGCGTGTCCGCCGATCATGCGGGAGGCAGCATGCTGGTTGCCCAGGCGAACCAAGCTGCGCCGGCGCCATCGGTCGGGAGCGCCCCTCAGGCCGCCCCATCGGCGCAGGATCCGGCCCTGCCCAACGCCTCCGGCGGGGGCGGCTATTCCTACGACCCGTCGCAGAGGCGGGACCCGTTCAAGCCGGTCGGCATAGAGAGCCAGCAGCCGGGCGAGGAAAACCTGGATCTGCCCCCGCTGATGCGGGCGCCGCTCACGGAGCTCAACGTCATCGCGATCGTGTGGGGCGGCTTCGGCTACACGGCCATGGTGCAGACGCCGGACGGGAAGGGCTACACGGTGCGTAAGGGCACGAAGATCGGACCGAACAACGGCGTGGTCAGCGCGATCACCGAAAGCGCCGTGATCGTCCAGGAGCACTATACGGACGTCTACGGCAAGAAGCAGGTGCGGGAGTACATCAAGCGCCTGCGCGAGAAAGAGCGGGCCCCATGA